The following coding sequences are from one Triticum dicoccoides isolate Atlit2015 ecotype Zavitan chromosome 4A, WEW_v2.0, whole genome shotgun sequence window:
- the LOC119288418 gene encoding F-box protein At4g00755-like: MLDHPADLARASSTVFSMLDDPADLARASAVSRSWRQFVIANQFSKLQCLRACPEVSTFMHVDVITSGSSSTTHQDQLDREHRAYTNLAHGLLSPYKPWDCIIHCIGASSTDNFPVETIENTIEPMDLVEFRPSYWSSRGNRDPAAHEYLIYRLQADLCLVDEIKMKPFKALFQIGDPIYSAKSIRFQMGYPRSPLRPEALVCDENEGQLIDDRNYVWTYTSREFPVLQEDVLQSFKLPRQVLCIGGVVKVELLGRAQKQAIDGLYYVCVSHVQILGKPLSRELGVVPPGNGLVLNYYLDHRTCGIPGSESSGDDAAAGGIACRRGSGILARHAG, from the exons ATGCTCGACCACCCAGCCGACCTGGCCCGCGCGTCCTCCACCGTCTTCAGCATGCTCGACGACCCTGCCGACCTCGCCCGCGCATCCGCCGTCTCACGCTCATGGCGGCAATTCG TTATCGCCAACCAGTTCAGCAAGCTGCAGTGCCTACGGGCGTGCCCGGAGGTCTCCACCTTCATGCACGTAGACGTCATCACATCCGGCTCCAGCAGCACCACACACCAGGATCAGCTCGACCGGGAACACAGGGCGTACACAAACCTCGCCCACGGTCTCCTCTCGCCGTACAAGCCATGGGACTGCATCATCCACTGCATCGGCGCGTCCAGCACCGACAACTTCCCTGTGGAAACCATCGAGAACACCATCGAGCCCATGGACCTCGTTGAGTTTAGGCCCTCCTACTGGTCCAGCCGTGGCAACAGGGATCCTGCCGCGCACGAGTACCTCATATACAGGCTCCAGGCGGATCTCTGCCTCGTCGATGAGATCAAGATGAAGCCCTTCAAAG CACTTTTCCAGATTGGTGACCCGATATATTcggcaaagagcatccggttccAGATGGGCTATCCAAGGTCACCGCTACGCCCTGAAGCACTTGTGTGTGATGAAAATGAGGGACAGTTGATTGACGACAGAAACTATGTCTGGACCTACACATCTCGAGAATTTCCAGTGCTGCAG GAAGATGTTCTGCAATCTTTCAAGTTACCACGCCAGGTTCTTTGTATTGGTGGGGTGGTGAAGGTTGAGCTTCTTGGGAGAGCTCAGAAGCAGGCAATTGATGGTCTCTACTACGTGTG TGTGTCTCATGTCCAAATACTGGGGAAGCCACTGTCACGAGAGCTCGGGGTCGTTCCTCCTGGAAACGGCCTAGTCCTGAATTACTATCTGGATCACCGTACATGTGGCATTCCCGGCAGCGAGTCATCAGGGGATGATGCCGCAGCAGGTGGCATAGCTTGTCGTCGAGGATCTGGCATTCTGGCACGACACGCGGGATAG